From a single Bombus terrestris chromosome 17, iyBomTerr1.2, whole genome shotgun sequence genomic region:
- the LOC105666983 gene encoding GDP-D-glucose phosphorylase 1 isoform X2, translating to MSYNSSTEANCVCSKDIKKDEESNFDLVLKEKWMEAQKNEVFRYILNIQDSKILEGKYHFLVQLNIDRGYKRRFPENIISMNQPFNEKDFNFTKLVSEEQIMNLNNTDKDDITAINASPIEYCHSLLLPQRCKQLPQLVTKHSLVKAVELFSLSLSSYIRVAFNSLCAFASVNHLHWHLYYLKWRMLLEYIVRRRCLQTLGITSLLTEEKCGI from the exons ATGTCCTACAATTCTTCTACTGAAGCAAATTGTGTTTGTagtaaagatattaaaaaagatgAGGAATCTAATTTTGATTTGGTTTTAAAAGAAAAGTGGATGGAAGCCCAGAAGAATgaagtgtttcgttatatattaAACATTCAAGATTCGAAAATATTGGAAGGCAAATATCACTTTTTAGTCCAg ctAAATATTGATCGCGGTTATAAAAGAAGATTtccagaaaatattatttcaatgaacCAACCTTTCAATGAGAAAGATTTTAACTTTACAAAACTTGTGTCAGAAGAAcaaataatgaatttaaataatacagaCAAAGATGATATAACTGCAATTAATGCTAGTCCGATTGAATACTGTCATTCTCTGCTGTTGCCACAAAGATGTAAACAATTACCTCAACTTGTAACAAAACATAGCTTAGTGAAAGCTGTTGAGTTGTTTTCCTTGAGTTTGTCTTC ATACATCAGGGTGGCTTTCAACAGTCTTTGTGCTTTTGCATCTGTGAACCATCTTCATTGGCATTTATACTACTTGAAATGGAGGATGTTACTGGAATATATt gtaCGTAGAAGATGCTTACAAACTCTTGGGATCACTTCATTACTTACTGAGGAAAAATGTGGAATTTAG
- the LOC105666983 gene encoding GDP-D-glucose phosphorylase 1 isoform X5, whose amino-acid sequence MSYNSSTEANCVCSKDIKKDEESNFDLVLKEKWMEAQKNEVFRYILNIQDSKILEGKYHFLVQLNIDRGYKRRFPENIISMNQPFNEKDFNFTKLVSEEQIMNLNNTDKDDITAINASPIEYCHSLLLPQRCKQLPQLVTKHSLVKAVELFSLSLSSYIRVAFNSLCAFASVNHLHWHLYYLKWRMLLEYIF is encoded by the exons ATGTCCTACAATTCTTCTACTGAAGCAAATTGTGTTTGTagtaaagatattaaaaaagatgAGGAATCTAATTTTGATTTGGTTTTAAAAGAAAAGTGGATGGAAGCCCAGAAGAATgaagtgtttcgttatatattaAACATTCAAGATTCGAAAATATTGGAAGGCAAATATCACTTTTTAGTCCAg ctAAATATTGATCGCGGTTATAAAAGAAGATTtccagaaaatattatttcaatgaacCAACCTTTCAATGAGAAAGATTTTAACTTTACAAAACTTGTGTCAGAAGAAcaaataatgaatttaaataatacagaCAAAGATGATATAACTGCAATTAATGCTAGTCCGATTGAATACTGTCATTCTCTGCTGTTGCCACAAAGATGTAAACAATTACCTCAACTTGTAACAAAACATAGCTTAGTGAAAGCTGTTGAGTTGTTTTCCTTGAGTTTGTCTTC ATACATCAGGGTGGCTTTCAACAGTCTTTGTGCTTTTGCATCTGTGAACCATCTTCATTGGCATTTATACTACTTGAAATGGAGGATGTTACTGGAATATATt TTTTAG
- the LOC105666983 gene encoding GDP-D-glucose phosphorylase 1 isoform X1 has product MSYNSSTEANCVCSKDIKKDEESNFDLVLKEKWMEAQKNEVFRYILNIQDSKILEGKYHFLVQLNIDRGYKRRFPENIISMNQPFNEKDFNFTKLVSEEQIMNLNNTDKDDITAINASPIEYCHSLLLPQRCKQLPQLVTKHSLVKAVELFSLSLSSYIRVAFNSLCAFASVNHLHWHLYYLKWRMLLEYIIQVGIGLGAVLKQPRDNGILQPIAYFSRKLKLTESKKKAFHLECLVIKEAILYWQHCLIGRNFTVLSFSLIIFEALLFMIINNYLHKS; this is encoded by the exons ATGTCCTACAATTCTTCTACTGAAGCAAATTGTGTTTGTagtaaagatattaaaaaagatgAGGAATCTAATTTTGATTTGGTTTTAAAAGAAAAGTGGATGGAAGCCCAGAAGAATgaagtgtttcgttatatattaAACATTCAAGATTCGAAAATATTGGAAGGCAAATATCACTTTTTAGTCCAg ctAAATATTGATCGCGGTTATAAAAGAAGATTtccagaaaatattatttcaatgaacCAACCTTTCAATGAGAAAGATTTTAACTTTACAAAACTTGTGTCAGAAGAAcaaataatgaatttaaataatacagaCAAAGATGATATAACTGCAATTAATGCTAGTCCGATTGAATACTGTCATTCTCTGCTGTTGCCACAAAGATGTAAACAATTACCTCAACTTGTAACAAAACATAGCTTAGTGAAAGCTGTTGAGTTGTTTTCCTTGAGTTTGTCTTC ATACATCAGGGTGGCTTTCAACAGTCTTTGTGCTTTTGCATCTGTGAACCATCTTCATTGGCATTTATACTACTTGAAATGGAGGATGTTACTGGAATATATt ATACAAGTGGGGATCGGTTTAGGAGCTGTTTTGAAGCAACCCCGAGACAACGGAATATTACAGCCTATTGCTTACTTCTCAAGAAAATTGAAACTGACAGAATCGAAGAAGAAAGCGTTCCATCTCGAATGTCTTGTTATTAAAGAAGCGATTCTGTATTGGCAACATTGTTTAATCGGCAGAAACTTTaccgttttatcattttcattgaTTATTTTTGAAGCGTTACtgtttatgataataaataattatttacacaaaAGCTGA
- the LOC105666983 gene encoding GDP-D-glucose phosphorylase 1 isoform X3, with protein sequence MSYNSSTEANCVCSKDIKKDEESNFDLVLKEKWMEAQKNEVFRYILNIQDSKILEGKYHFLVQLNIDRGYKRRFPENIISMNQPFNEKDFNFTKLVSEEQIMNLNNTDKDDITAINASPIEYCHSLLLPQRCKQLPQLVTKHSLVKAVELFSLSLSSYIRVAFNSLCAFASVNHLHWHLYYLKWRMLLEYIKIVCPATIGRKRRRCPTIW encoded by the exons ATGTCCTACAATTCTTCTACTGAAGCAAATTGTGTTTGTagtaaagatattaaaaaagatgAGGAATCTAATTTTGATTTGGTTTTAAAAGAAAAGTGGATGGAAGCCCAGAAGAATgaagtgtttcgttatatattaAACATTCAAGATTCGAAAATATTGGAAGGCAAATATCACTTTTTAGTCCAg ctAAATATTGATCGCGGTTATAAAAGAAGATTtccagaaaatattatttcaatgaacCAACCTTTCAATGAGAAAGATTTTAACTTTACAAAACTTGTGTCAGAAGAAcaaataatgaatttaaataatacagaCAAAGATGATATAACTGCAATTAATGCTAGTCCGATTGAATACTGTCATTCTCTGCTGTTGCCACAAAGATGTAAACAATTACCTCAACTTGTAACAAAACATAGCTTAGTGAAAGCTGTTGAGTTGTTTTCCTTGAGTTTGTCTTC ATACATCAGGGTGGCTTTCAACAGTCTTTGTGCTTTTGCATCTGTGAACCATCTTCATTGGCATTTATACTACTTGAAATGGAGGATGTTACTGGAATATATt AAAATAGTGTGTCCGGCAACCAtcggaagaaaacgaagaaggtGCCCCACCATTTGGTGA
- the LOC105666983 gene encoding GDP-D-glucose phosphorylase 1 isoform X6 encodes MSYNSSTEANCVCSKDIKKDEESNFDLVLKEKWMEAQKNEVFRYILNIQDSKILEGKYHFLVQLNIDRGYKRRFPENIISMNQPFNEKDFNFTKLVSEEQIMNLNNTDKDDITAINASPIEYCHSLLLPQRCKQLPQLVTKHSLVKAVELFSLSLSSYIRVAFNSLCAFASVNHLHWHLYYLKWRMLLEYIT; translated from the exons ATGTCCTACAATTCTTCTACTGAAGCAAATTGTGTTTGTagtaaagatattaaaaaagatgAGGAATCTAATTTTGATTTGGTTTTAAAAGAAAAGTGGATGGAAGCCCAGAAGAATgaagtgtttcgttatatattaAACATTCAAGATTCGAAAATATTGGAAGGCAAATATCACTTTTTAGTCCAg ctAAATATTGATCGCGGTTATAAAAGAAGATTtccagaaaatattatttcaatgaacCAACCTTTCAATGAGAAAGATTTTAACTTTACAAAACTTGTGTCAGAAGAAcaaataatgaatttaaataatacagaCAAAGATGATATAACTGCAATTAATGCTAGTCCGATTGAATACTGTCATTCTCTGCTGTTGCCACAAAGATGTAAACAATTACCTCAACTTGTAACAAAACATAGCTTAGTGAAAGCTGTTGAGTTGTTTTCCTTGAGTTTGTCTTC ATACATCAGGGTGGCTTTCAACAGTCTTTGTGCTTTTGCATCTGTGAACCATCTTCATTGGCATTTATACTACTTGAAATGGAGGATGTTACTGGAATATATt
- the LOC105666983 gene encoding GDP-D-glucose phosphorylase 1 isoform X4, whose amino-acid sequence MSYNSSTEANCVCSKDIKKDEESNFDLVLKEKWMEAQKNEVFRYILNIQDSKILEGKYHFLVQLNIDRGYKRRFPENIISMNQPFNEKDFNFTKLVSEEQIMNLNNTDKDDITAINASPIEYCHSLLLPQRCKQLPQLVTKHSLVKAVELFSLSLSSYIRVAFNSLCAFASVNHLHWHLYYLKWRMLLEYIGGKKVFKYTYT is encoded by the exons ATGTCCTACAATTCTTCTACTGAAGCAAATTGTGTTTGTagtaaagatattaaaaaagatgAGGAATCTAATTTTGATTTGGTTTTAAAAGAAAAGTGGATGGAAGCCCAGAAGAATgaagtgtttcgttatatattaAACATTCAAGATTCGAAAATATTGGAAGGCAAATATCACTTTTTAGTCCAg ctAAATATTGATCGCGGTTATAAAAGAAGATTtccagaaaatattatttcaatgaacCAACCTTTCAATGAGAAAGATTTTAACTTTACAAAACTTGTGTCAGAAGAAcaaataatgaatttaaataatacagaCAAAGATGATATAACTGCAATTAATGCTAGTCCGATTGAATACTGTCATTCTCTGCTGTTGCCACAAAGATGTAAACAATTACCTCAACTTGTAACAAAACATAGCTTAGTGAAAGCTGTTGAGTTGTTTTCCTTGAGTTTGTCTTC ATACATCAGGGTGGCTTTCAACAGTCTTTGTGCTTTTGCATCTGTGAACCATCTTCATTGGCATTTATACTACTTGAAATGGAGGATGTTACTGGAATATATt GGTGGTAAAAAGGTGTTTAAGTATACTTatacttaa